One Vigna unguiculata cultivar IT97K-499-35 chromosome 7, ASM411807v1, whole genome shotgun sequence genomic region harbors:
- the LOC114190556 gene encoding uncharacterized protein LOC114190556 gives MGFSSFLGRVLFASLFILSAWQMFNEFDDTGGPVAKELIPKLALVRRNLSSKLGVAVPDINVRPVIASTIFLKGVGGILFVLGSTFGSYLLLFYLGLSTPILCDFYNYRPNNPEYSLLLSDFIQNTALCGALLFFIEMKYLISRKQIRRKTPKAKTV, from the exons ATGGGGTTTTCCTCCTTTCTGGGTCGTGTCCTCTTTGCCTCCCTTTTCATCCTCTCAGCATGGCAGAT GTTTAATGAATTTGATGACACTGGTGGACCAGTTGCAAAGGAGTTGATTCCCAAACTTGCGCTTGTGAGGAGAAATTTATCCTCCAAACTGGGGGTAGCGGTACCAGACATTAAC GTTCGGCCAGTCATTGCCTCTACCATATTTTTAAAGGGGGTTGGAGGAATTCTATTTGTGCTTGGCAGTACATTTGGATCTTATCTTCTG CTCTTTTATCTGGGACTTTCTACACCAATTCTGTGTGATTTCTACAACTATAGACCTAATAACCCTGAATACAGTTTATTGCTGAGTGATTTCATTCAG AACACAGCACTTTGTGGTGCATTGCTATTTTTTATAGAGATGAAATACTTGATTAGCAGGAAACAAATCAGGAGGAAGACCCCAAAAGCAAAGACAGTTTAG
- the LOC114190092 gene encoding uncharacterized protein LOC114190092 isoform X2, which yields MNNAFSSKKSSSLPPPPTPSTVASSCGKKKRSPRSPLQDLNRISTSSNSSYASSSVSTEAPKGCLRFLSSSSFRTPVHRPKNLTKTPSSAPHAAALKLSKSKSSKENIPKGDAGLKTKTLALDKPRNHRKRPPCLNQWQSGKKSGSRTGQNQMSKTCSTFKDRGKCLPRLPSSSDQVKEKENILVDRNDNAGEHDHVILCHGDLNLTPSSKNATGSCLKDVRVFGDLEENPNASISRTPPIHNSVSPEIQCGSSLVPKTVTPACYGAGYVVSGVVDKRKCRPRGILTVEKKYLGSGKVADSSFDDDEKKVIDSIDHASPSVLPLPTEAVVHWLSSPSKKGKNILSQKFENGLNKSQGLASSITLASSTSPSSGSKTFWDVSDNSDLSGGANGIMRKISSSISPNGLAEFQVPSDYMLSPSYSSLLFSPNPTPICRAGISGKGKSDRYNLIDENSPFSLNSFGSGNVIQTPQSDSSSELHVRSSLVHADNQKENNSIRNALLSESFLLNSSMPPVDSVNSSFQFDCLDMPCESIDLSKLPKFLDDQDPWLSSSTTVNASQSQMRISWREGSLSQPYDLDECDCCRCLSDEEENVNDSDINKFSGN from the exons ATGAATAACGCATTTTCATCGAAGAAATCTTCCTCATTGCCCCCACCACCTACACCAAGCACAGTTGCATCATCCTGTGGGAAAAAGAAGCGAAGTCCTAGAAGCCCTTTGCAGGATCTCAACCGCATTTCCACCAGTAGCAACAGTAGTTATGCTTCTAGCAGTGTCTCCACTGAAGCCCCAAAGGGATGCCTCAGGTTTTTGTCATCCTCTTCCTTTAGAACCCCTGTCCACAGACCCAAGAATCTCACTAAAACTCCCAGCTCAGCCCCTCATGCAGCTGCTTTGAAACTTTCTAAATCGAAATCCTCCAAGGAAAACATTCCAAAGGGTGATGCTGGGTTGAAAACTAAGACACTTGCATTGGATAAGCCACGGAATCATAGGAAGAGGCCCCCTTGCCTCAACCAATGGCAGTCTGGGAAGAAATCAGGTTCTAGGACTGGTCAAAACCAAATGTCCAAGACTTGCTCCACTTTCAAAGACCGTGGCAAGTGTTTACCTAGGTTGCCATCTTCATCAGACCAGGTAAAGGAAAAAGAGAATATCTTGGTAGACAGAAATGATAATGCCGGTGAGCATGACCATGTCATATTGTGTCATGGTGATTTAAACTTGACTCCTTCGAGCAAAAACGCAACAGGGTCGTGTTTGAAAGATGTTAGAGTTTTTGGGGATTTGGAGGAGAATCCAAATGCAAGCATCAGTAGAACACCTCCAATTCACAACTCTGTTTCCCCAGAGATACAATGTGGGTCCTCTCTGGTTCCAAAAACAGTAACACCTGCTTGTTATGGCGCTGGCTATGTTGTTTCTGGTGTTGTTGACAAGAGGAAATGTAGGCCCAGAGGGATTCTCACTGTAGAGAAGAAGTATTTAGGCAGTGGTAAAGTAGCTGATAgtagttttgatgatgatgagaaaAAAGTAATTGACAGTATTGACCATGCTAGTCCTTCCGTGTTACCTTTGCCAACTGAAGCTGTAGTGCATTGGCTTTCTTCTCCAAGTAAGAAGGGAAAGAACATTCTGAGTCAGAAGTTTGAAAATGGACTAAATAAAAGTCAGGGACTAGCATCATCCATAACTCTTGCTTCCAGTACTTCCCCATCATCCGGTTCCAAGACTTTTTGGGATGTAAGTGATAACAGTGATTTGTCTGGTGGTGCCAATGGTATCATGAGAAAAATCAGTTCTTCGATTTCTCCAAATGGGCTTGCTGAATTTCAAGTACCCTCTGATTACATGCTATCGCCTTCTTATTCATCCTTGTTGTTTTCTCCCAATCCCACACCTATTTGTAGGGCAGGTATCTCAGGAAAAGGAAAAAGCGATCGATACAATCTCATTGATGAGAATTCACCCTTTTCCCTGAATTCATTTGGCAGTGGAAATGTTATTCAAACTCCACAGTCAGATTCTAGTTCAGAATTACATGTTAGATCATCATTGGTGCATGCAGAcaatcaaaaggaaaataattctATCAGAAACGCACTTCTATCAGAAAGCTTCCTTCTCAATAGTTCGATGCCCCCGGTGGATTCTGTTAATTCAAGTTTTCAATTTGATTGTTTAGATATGCCTTGTGAATCTATTGATCTCAGTAAACTTCCAAAATTTTTGGATGATCAGGACCCTTGGTTATCGAGTTCTACAACAGTGAATGCTTCACAGTCCCAAATGAGGATATCATGGAGGGAAGGGTCACTGAGCCAACCTTACGATCTAGATGAATGTGACTGCTGTAGATGCTTGTCAGATGAAGAGGAAAATGTCAATGACTCTGatatcaataaattttcag GAAATTGA
- the LOC114192582 gene encoding CASP-like protein 5B3, whose translation MKDFPGTPGTLLALALRISQFVFAAGSIASMATTPSFFNFTAFCYLIASMGLQVIWSFGIALLDAYAYVSKKVLHNAVLVSLFVVGDWVTATLSLAAASSSAGITVLYFNDLGHCHFGEECQKYQISVALAFLSWLPISISSLIMLWLLAAG comes from the exons ATGAAAGATTTCCCTGGAACACCGGGCACTCTCCTTGCTTTGGCTCTGAGGATATCACAGTTCGTTTTTGCTGCTGGATCAATTGCTTCCATGGCTACCACTCccagtttctttaattttacgGCCTTTTG TTATTTGATAGCTTCAATGGGTTTACAAGTGATTTGGAGTTTTGGGATTGCTTTATTGGACGCATATGCCTATGTGAGTAAGAAGGTCCTCCACAACGCAGTACTGGTTAGCCTCTTTGTAGTTGGAGATTGG GTAACAGCAACACTATCACTAGCTGCAGCTTCTTCCTCAGCTGGCATCACAGTTTTGTACTTCAATGATCTTGGACACTGCCATTTTGGAGAGGAATGCCAAAAGTACCAGATTTCAGTGGCCTTAGCGTTCTTGAGCTGGTTACcgatttcaatatcatccctaATTATGCTCTGGCTATTAGCAGCAGGCTAG
- the LOC114190092 gene encoding uncharacterized protein LOC114190092 isoform X1 translates to MNNAFSSKKSSSLPPPPTPSTVASSCGKKKRSPRSPLQDLNRISTSSNSSYASSSVSTEAPKGCLRFLSSSSFRTPVHRPKNLTKTPSSAPHAAALKLSKSKSSKENIPKGDAGLKTKTLALDKPRNHRKRPPCLNQWQSGKKSGSRTGQNQMSKTCSTFKDRGKCLPRLPSSSDQVKEKENILVDRNDNAGEHDHVILCHGDLNLTPSSKNATGSCLKDVRVFGDLEENPNASISRTPPIHNSVSPEIQCGSSLVPKTVTPACYGAGYVVSGVVDKRKCRPRGILTVEKKYLGSGKVADSSFDDDEKKVIDSIDHASPSVLPLPTEAVVHWLSSPSKKGKNILSQKFENGLNKSQGLASSITLASSTSPSSGSKTFWDVSDNSDLSGGANGIMRKISSSISPNGLAEFQVPSDYMLSPSYSSLLFSPNPTPICRAGISGKGKSDRYNLIDENSPFSLNSFGSGNVIQTPQSDSSSELHVRSSLVHADNQKENNSIRNALLSESFLLNSSMPPVDSVNSSFQFDCLDMPCESIDLSKLPKFLDDQDPWLSSSTTVNASQSQMRISWREGSLSQPYDLDECDCCRCLSDEEENVNDSDINKFSGPQVIIETKDGKKLSSDIAITETEDNEQEIDGLGKEKFRALMSCSGAESLSIDGGGLIASGDDLDWTLCREKKLFEV, encoded by the coding sequence ATGAATAACGCATTTTCATCGAAGAAATCTTCCTCATTGCCCCCACCACCTACACCAAGCACAGTTGCATCATCCTGTGGGAAAAAGAAGCGAAGTCCTAGAAGCCCTTTGCAGGATCTCAACCGCATTTCCACCAGTAGCAACAGTAGTTATGCTTCTAGCAGTGTCTCCACTGAAGCCCCAAAGGGATGCCTCAGGTTTTTGTCATCCTCTTCCTTTAGAACCCCTGTCCACAGACCCAAGAATCTCACTAAAACTCCCAGCTCAGCCCCTCATGCAGCTGCTTTGAAACTTTCTAAATCGAAATCCTCCAAGGAAAACATTCCAAAGGGTGATGCTGGGTTGAAAACTAAGACACTTGCATTGGATAAGCCACGGAATCATAGGAAGAGGCCCCCTTGCCTCAACCAATGGCAGTCTGGGAAGAAATCAGGTTCTAGGACTGGTCAAAACCAAATGTCCAAGACTTGCTCCACTTTCAAAGACCGTGGCAAGTGTTTACCTAGGTTGCCATCTTCATCAGACCAGGTAAAGGAAAAAGAGAATATCTTGGTAGACAGAAATGATAATGCCGGTGAGCATGACCATGTCATATTGTGTCATGGTGATTTAAACTTGACTCCTTCGAGCAAAAACGCAACAGGGTCGTGTTTGAAAGATGTTAGAGTTTTTGGGGATTTGGAGGAGAATCCAAATGCAAGCATCAGTAGAACACCTCCAATTCACAACTCTGTTTCCCCAGAGATACAATGTGGGTCCTCTCTGGTTCCAAAAACAGTAACACCTGCTTGTTATGGCGCTGGCTATGTTGTTTCTGGTGTTGTTGACAAGAGGAAATGTAGGCCCAGAGGGATTCTCACTGTAGAGAAGAAGTATTTAGGCAGTGGTAAAGTAGCTGATAgtagttttgatgatgatgagaaaAAAGTAATTGACAGTATTGACCATGCTAGTCCTTCCGTGTTACCTTTGCCAACTGAAGCTGTAGTGCATTGGCTTTCTTCTCCAAGTAAGAAGGGAAAGAACATTCTGAGTCAGAAGTTTGAAAATGGACTAAATAAAAGTCAGGGACTAGCATCATCCATAACTCTTGCTTCCAGTACTTCCCCATCATCCGGTTCCAAGACTTTTTGGGATGTAAGTGATAACAGTGATTTGTCTGGTGGTGCCAATGGTATCATGAGAAAAATCAGTTCTTCGATTTCTCCAAATGGGCTTGCTGAATTTCAAGTACCCTCTGATTACATGCTATCGCCTTCTTATTCATCCTTGTTGTTTTCTCCCAATCCCACACCTATTTGTAGGGCAGGTATCTCAGGAAAAGGAAAAAGCGATCGATACAATCTCATTGATGAGAATTCACCCTTTTCCCTGAATTCATTTGGCAGTGGAAATGTTATTCAAACTCCACAGTCAGATTCTAGTTCAGAATTACATGTTAGATCATCATTGGTGCATGCAGAcaatcaaaaggaaaataattctATCAGAAACGCACTTCTATCAGAAAGCTTCCTTCTCAATAGTTCGATGCCCCCGGTGGATTCTGTTAATTCAAGTTTTCAATTTGATTGTTTAGATATGCCTTGTGAATCTATTGATCTCAGTAAACTTCCAAAATTTTTGGATGATCAGGACCCTTGGTTATCGAGTTCTACAACAGTGAATGCTTCACAGTCCCAAATGAGGATATCATGGAGGGAAGGGTCACTGAGCCAACCTTACGATCTAGATGAATGTGACTGCTGTAGATGCTTGTCAGATGAAGAGGAAAATGTCAATGACTCTGatatcaataaattttcagGTCCTCAAGTCATTATTGAAACAAAAGATGGTAAAAAATTGAGCAGTGATATTGCAATTACTGAAACTGAGGATAATGAACAGGAAATTGATGGCCTTGGCAAAGAAAAGTTTCGAGCTTTGATGTCATGTTCAGGTGCCGAGTCCCTAAGCATTGATGGTGGTGGTCTAATTGCTTCAGGGGATGATTTAGACTGGACTTTATGCCGCGAGAAGAAGTTATTTGAAGTGTGA